The following DNA comes from Nymphalis io chromosome 20, ilAglIoxx1.1, whole genome shotgun sequence.
attatatatagtataaattaatcgatttttacttaaaaaaactacTACTTTGTTGTAATTTGTTGTGCAGTCTAAGcctaatattaaacttaaatatttgtgACAATATTATGCTCGagaacgttttattttaaaacacgttgactattaaattaaaaacaatacaaaaaacaataaacgaaATTAACTTTTTTCAAGTTAATATTTCGTCACCATATTCacgtctaaaattatttttgcatttcGAATACAATGTTATACATGTTAAATTCATGAGAGCAAagaaaaaatacgtttttatattaaaatatttccttcCTTAACAGTTGAATTATACAGTCGTGTCTTTATTACAAACTAAAAGAATTTTCTTCGAGTCGACAAACAAGgcgacattttattaaatttttgtttcgaGAATTTGTGTTGTAGTGAATATAATTTAGGTTGGTGAGCtgattttttactggtggtagagctcgtctgggtaggtaccacccactcatcagatattctaccgcaatacaacagtacttgctattgttggataccggtttgaaaggtgagtgagccagggcaatttcaggcataagggacataacatcttagtttctaaggttactggcgcattggtgatagcgataagcgatggttaacatttctttcaacgccaatgtctatgggcggtcgtGATCACtggccatcaggtggcctattttcTCGTCCACCtactttttctataaaaataaacatgatattTACTGACATATATAAAGTTAGAGGGCCGTCATCagcaaaaatgtaaaatttgaatAGTAAAATTGTGAAACAAAATACCCAGTaagaataagtaattattaatttaaattcctgAAATACTACTTCAAATATTAACTCGGacaaaataaatggaaatatttGGAAACACACCATAAAGCAAGCTCCACGATTATTAGTCACGCTAGTCggtaattaaaagttaaactaTACTTTATTGAACCTTGAAAATTTTTGCCATTTACGAAATTTATACGAACTTCGAATATTTTCTTAGTATTTCTAaaagttattgaaaattaatgctaatttaaaatgttacagaAATTATAGTTTTCATAAGTTCTAGGATATTATATTCGTTTAGAATTTAATAACcacttgtattttgtatttcacGGACAGTTTCTCCTGCTGATTCACCATTCGaacctatattattattaaaacttgatATCTGGTAGTAAAAAGTATccaatgagttttttttttgtggaaaTGATGTCATTGAGCGATTAGATTTTAAGTCTCGGCATTATGACCCATATGTTTTGGGACATTAAAAACAGGgtcacaaaaaataaacttatattacgtgtattcttaatttaaattatgccgGAAATTgtgagttatatttttaaaaccaaagTTCAAGTATCAAAGTTGCTTCGACAACAGCTCGTCGTGacgtaaaataatacattttacgttgaaattacaaaatataacgtTTACACATTGTTGCAGGTTTAAAGCGCCATCATTTGAAGGCGACTTGAATTCAGACGCTTCTATAGATGCAGACACAGGTGCAACTGTTTTATTTGATTGCAGAGTATCCTCATTGAGAGATAAAACGGTTAGTGTGACAAAGGATAAACGTATACTTTAATTTGTTCGAGTAATACCATGTCACAACAAACTACTGCTACTATTTGATGTAGAGTTATTTTCTGAGCTGTACTTAACTTACTTaagctatatgtatatataaataataataatcaaaaaatattataatctgttaaattttaaataaaaatcttagttTGATTTTTCTTAATATCGTTAAAAGGTATTCCTTGCTAAAGATATAATTGATgtgttctttatatataaattactatccGCAAAACAATGATTacgttatactttttattataccaCTAAAAATTTGTTAACATAAAACTtgtatctaatatttattaaactgtttgacgtatttacatttttcccagacaaattttcttttatgtCGGGACTAAAACTTATgatcactattattattttctttaagaaacatcatattatattttattgttttgaaagGTCTCTTATGTTTTTTTGGTAAAATTGTATGTACAAAGTTAAACTATCCGACTTTCTAAccgtgaattattttattttattttttacacgtTTTCatgattcaatattattttaacatatatttagatacgatccaaaataaaaatgagttgAATCTTATGAATGTAGaatgtcatttattataatgaactaCGCAATATGGTTAAGAAAAGTTATATTGAAGAAACGATTAACGATTCCtacaactataatattatgagccgaaatattacaaattactaTGATTTGACTCATTAGTTCCTTTATCTAactatttttagtataatatatgtcttaaatattatagatatactatttatattcttatattgtaTAGACCATCTTTTTATTAGGTATCGTGGCTCAGAGTGTCTGATGGTGAAAATCTGGAATTACTCACTGTAGACTTGGAAACACACACAGCTGACACgaggtaaaattttatattactcataagataatagttttaaaagaaTCTATTCCTGATAAAATgtgtaacataaatttattttatattgtattatattaaaaacctaCGTATTTCTCTTAATCTTACAAACCAAAACATAGAATCTTAATCTCTCGTGttgcataaatattttgattttgatatcatTTTTACATCCGTAATTTTGTatctttaaagttaataaagatTGATTTggacgttattaaaaaaatgcgtaGACATTATTTTCTACTGATTGCTAAAAGACACATAAAAATCCAATCATAAAAAGTTTTGGTGAAAAAATGTCGcacatataaacatacaagtAAAACATAGAAccttttttgaagtcggttaaaaacaaaattcatttGTCTCCACGAACTAAGTAGCTAAACTGTACTCCCAGTTAGTTTACGACGTCCTAACAAGCTCATCTCAACTTACCCATTCAGGTACAAAGTAGATCTGGCAGGTGAAACTTGGAAGCTTACGCTGTCAGATGCCAAAGTGCAGGATTCCGGTATATACGGTTGTCACGTGTCCACCCACCCCCCCATGTTGAAACGTTTTCAGCTAAAAGTTCATCGTaagtttattagtatttaatataattattattaagtcatAATATGTATAGTTATTTAATGTAATCGACAATTATctgatatatgaatattatcttaGATTTATAGTTTACCTACAATTGGTCcattcgtttaaaataaatgtagtgTACGAGATAATTTTAAGTGAGTATTCAGATAAAAAAGTCACGATAGGATAAGAAGTAATATTTGTCTTCACTGCCGAACACGAAATATATTTCGGTTAAGAATCAGGTTTTTTAGCCACTGAGCCATTgcgtagtaaaatatataaaaaataaacagtggaggtataaattcatattattatgaattctaTTATAATAGTATACCTGCCGTAGTGTATTAGGAAGTTTTAACTTAAGCTGATTTACTGGAAATAAATCTTTGATCCGAGTTCTATGACTAGACAAAACATCGTACAATATATTGAAAGTACATGTATGAAAAacaaaagcaaaaccttataaCATAATCCTtttatattgtgaaatattattttgtataaaaaaaatattatacagcgTGTTTTTTTTCCAGCGCCAGAAATGAAAATGAACAAAGAGGCTTTCCTCGAGAGCGGAGAAACTCTATCTCTTAAATGCGCGGTATTGCATTTAAGTCCCGGTGATATAACGCCGGAATTGCATTGGTATCGAGGCAACAATACTACGCCTCTTGATGAGATTCGGGGAGGAGTACTCGTCGAAACAGACCTCTTAACCCTCACAAGCCACCTTCAAGTAAGTTAACCAAACAAATTTGTGTTTCATTTCATTCCCAATTCAAAATTGGATTTGCTTTTAAGCAAATGGTGGGTTTTATTACTGATTTATAACCAGATAGGATCggattgataatattttttaaaaacttttctaatcaataatttaaatatgtaattaaacaataaaatacaaaactatcCAAGCTCGCTAGACGATGAGGTGGGTGTTTTATTTATCACACATTTAAACAAGTAAATAAGTGATGTTATTTACAATCatactaatatgtatattatatataagaggtgagttttgtttctttgtttattaattcTCGTATCGCGTAAATATCACGAATTCTATTGATATAGAACGATGGATGGAGTATCAATTTAGTTTAGTTTCAGATGTAACATAGGCGTTATGTAACGTAGTTCGTGAATATTTCGGTCCGAGTACTTTAGAAGCGAACGCTGCCAAAATTATTGCATACAcgaaaatacttataaaatatttgtaaatatctgAAATCATATTCATCTTTTATTGATAAATCAGAGAGTCAGTCAAAAATcgttttatgtacaaaataatataaaaaaatggcgacaaatttagttttattatattgtcactaatttgtaatttgaatcaaaagtcttaataaaattaaattttgaaaaaatacgaAGTgcgtttttttatacaataggtaggcggaagagcatatgggccacctgaaggtaagcggttaccaacgcctatagatattggcattgtaagaattattaaccatagcttacatcgctattgcgccaccaaccttgggtccaaagatgttatgtcccttgtgtaatacaacaataccaagtacttttgcggtagaatatctgatgagtgggtgatacctccccagacgagcttccacaaagccctaccaccagtaaagcgtGGGGCATAAATATagggtataaattatattttgtaatttttaagtcAAACTTTAGTTACTTTTCGTAAatctttatctttaatattcatTCCAGCTtgcaaggaaaataaatatagacctacgtttttaataatatatacataacgcGCACAAAATGCGTACCTAACACTTAAAAATCGTTAATTTTGATGTCTGGTACTAATCGACTAATTCAAAATGTTATATGATCATGAATATTATGGGAGTATAACATACTTCTGttaaacacaatatttatatatggacCAACTCAAATCAAATTCGTCAAATTTGCCTAATGGACCCATTTAAAGTGTATTTTGTATAACTCAAGGTATGGCGAAGAAAAACTTATTGTAACtttaaataaggaaaataatgctgattaatttatttttaatcatttcaattcaattcagtttatttatttttttcaaattataccttattttattagttatatacagacatttttataaaatacaaaattaaaataaaaagaacaaaatacacattacaaatttaaagcagaaacacgccttctaaaagattgtcctgtggcattatacccaagacgctggcactgttgcctctgcaccgctagactcaacctttgggctaaataagcgccagttTTGGGTCatcagaagtgtggaccagtttcttagaaatatcttttatgattctttttgtatCGGATGATCATGGtcccaatgtttcaaaacccagccacgcaaattcatattcgttgcataaaagtgaatatttgcggcgcttgagtatttgagcagcttcagcggctgcactggccttacgagacgtattcttgatatgagatactgCCAGCGTATCTACGCAAGTTGCATCCTACACAAGAACACGTCAGAGATGATGGCAAATGTATTTTGCCATCATCTCTGCATAAACCATTCGGTTCCAAAGTAGCAGGAATCGATGCTGTGGCAAAAGCCCGACGAAGTATGTCATTAAGAGATCCATGGCGATATGCACGGCCAGCGCTTTTGCGGCAGCTAAGTCCATGACGTCCGAAATGGTCCACCTGGGTACCACAAGGACATGTATGAGGCTCGCACACCTTTAAACCTAAGCGAAGGCATACGGCGATGGGTATCGTTTCCCGATCAAGTACTGTACCTAGATTTTTAGAAGGGAGAGCCTGAAGCCAGTGGCCTGACTCTCTTTCAGATACAGCTAGCAGTCTTGCACGGTCTGTATCTGAAGTACACTGGGATAGAAGCAAATTGTGTGTAAGTTTAATGCGGGGTGAATCCCAGTGCTTCTGACAACCGTGTTTAAGGAGTGCGAGTCTTTTCCATATTGGTGTATTGCTTaatgtcttaattttatttgttaaatatcctagatgataattattaattaaattcaaatatgtaCAGAATGCACATAAAGCTTTGTTGATGACAACAAATTAATGAATCATCGAAAATGTAATTCTAATAACTCCTCAAAGCAGGTCTTTAAAGTCTAAAAGTTTTTGTTAGTAAGTCTTCGTTTATGTTTTTAACacttattctatattttatagttgcttaaattctttaacatattataatttctttgtaattattgataaaaaatacaatttgagCGAAGGAAGGTATTAATTTTCTGAAGAATACGTTTAGTacgaaatattattgtttaataatgatTAGCTTTGAGAATTGTTCTGTGACAGGAACTGTAAaagaaaagttattaaaaaccaGATGAAGCCATTGTGAAATGAATTTTCATCTTTCATTTTcccacttttttattttttgttacttaattaCTTTGTACTGTTATATGGAAATACTTTGTTTGAGAATTCTACATTTTGTCTGGGTAAAAAATTCCTACTATATACTTACTATATGCTCGTACTCTCATACTTATATGACCCTGGGGTATATGCATGTACAACGCCATACTTTATTGTTTATGAGACAGATAgttattattttggtttttgTAGTGTAACTTCTATAGTATGAAAGTACTTTCAAGGTTAATGagataaatttttaaacgaaacgCATTTTGTTAACATTGTTTTCATCTGTCACGTGTACTTAGTTaaaggctttttttttaatattctacatcgataaaaaattatgattaaaacgAATTTATTATTACCGTACCTAACctcaacaaaattattttcaattatcgcTTTGGAGAAGTTGAGTATTCTTTTTTGAAGaacctatatatttatataaaatatatcacctacatatttttttgaaaggactttttttttgtttatagaataggcggtcgagccacctgatgataagtggtctccatcgcccatagacattggcattgtaagaaatgttaatcaaatccagagtaagcaggtttcttctaggcaagcgtgctacatcctagataGTGTCGATGCCTTAAATCAGGCaaatcaacggtcaaacgctggcctattaagtattaaaaaaaaccaatgcgccaccaaccttgggaactaagatgttatttatgttccttttgcctgtaattacactggctcacttacccttcaaaccagaacacaacaataccaagtatcaCCACGGTGGTTCCACCAGTAAGTAAGTAGTTtcgtaaagttaaaaaaaaattaatcattctGCTTTTGTAGACCATGAGGTCCAGTGTTCGAATAAAAGGTGAGAAAtactaagaaataaataaataaaaaagtcttttATTTCTTGCGTACATTTTATAGAGCTTATTTTTATCTcaagtaatgttatttaattaattatttcaataatttctcAATACTAACCTGAGTTCTGAAATATTCTAGGAAAGCAGTCTTGAGTCTTACGTTGATCCTTTTCAGATTGTGGCTGATTGCTCCTGCATTTCCGTACATTTTtgcactaatataaatatatatattatttctaaggAAACCAacgttatgtattaaaaatatatttccttatGTATACTCtaattgatgaaaaaaattTGGTACTGTTATTGTCCTATATGgttaaaatttatctattttatttttttttttttttatttatttaatcataggAAGACAAACTATTATGacatacacaaaaatatttgtcaCGTTAAAAAAACAGATACCAATcaagtcttcacaaataattaaataaaaaatacatagcagaataataacaaattaaaatgaaggattatttaaaatagtatgaccacattaataaataattttgtaaaaaaataataaatatacaaattctttT
Coding sequences within:
- the LOC126776600 gene encoding leucine-rich repeats and immunoglobulin-like domains protein 1 codes for the protein MPATVFSLPMSPRRVSVRRGKADSPMLNYIFDSYATSNKHFHDKFKAPSFEGDLNSDASIDADTGATVLFDCRVSSLRDKTVSWLRVSDGENLELLTVDLETHTADTRYKVDLAGETWKLTLSDAKVQDSGIYGCHVSTHPPMLKRFQLKVHPPEMKMNKEAFLESGETLSLKCAVLHLSPGDITPELHWYRGNNTTPLDEIRGGVLVETDLLTLTSHLQVVHLKVEDAGNYTCALEAPLSIRTVARVHVLQGSSLAELQSGVKTTTSYMSLLFTSLLFIIGAWHGDLDEENIRITNKTE